Proteins encoded together in one Salvelinus namaycush isolate Seneca chromosome 26, SaNama_1.0, whole genome shotgun sequence window:
- the LOC120021262 gene encoding liver-expressed antimicrobial peptide 2-like, with amino-acid sequence MHGQNHSKATQGVCLVALILMHQVCASPIGSHDSRLSLQQGTKLLERRTRMTPLWRFMGTKPTGAYCRDHFECSTQICRRGHCALNGAVHS; translated from the exons ATGCACGGTCAAAACCACAGCAAAGCAACGCAAGGTGTGTGTCTGGTGGCTCTGATTCTTATGCATCAG GTGTGTGCTAGTCCAATAGGAAGCCATGATTCAAGGCTGAGTCTGCAGCAGGGCACCAAGCTACTGGAACGGAGAACCCGCATGACCCCTCTGTGGAGGTTCATGGGTACCAAGCCCACTGGGGCCTACTGCCGAGACCATTTTGAGTGCTCCACCCAAATCTGCAG AAGGGGCCACTGTGCCCTCAATGGGGCAGTTCATTCCTAG